A stretch of Carnobacterium iners DNA encodes these proteins:
- a CDS encoding NAD(P)-dependent oxidoreductase: MRRIGFIGTGVMGSSIVKHLLKAGYEVNVYNRTKSKTDGLISLGATWYESPAAVTEKSEVVITIVGYPNDVEETYLGENGIFKTATSDHILIDMTTSTPTLAVKLYEEGRKRNIAVLDAPVSGGDLGAQKGALTVMVGGDEDVFNNIEPILNVFSSKVNLQGSAGKGQHTKMVNQIMVAGTMTGLTEMLVYAQAANLNLEKVIDTVSGGSANNWSLVNYGPRILSEDFSPGFFIKHFVKDLNIALNEAEKLAIDLPFTTLAQHLYEKLETDGHGNDGTQAFIKLWWAEGNR, encoded by the coding sequence ATGAGAAGAATTGGGTTCATTGGAACAGGTGTAATGGGTAGTTCCATAGTCAAGCATTTATTGAAAGCTGGTTATGAGGTAAATGTTTATAATAGAACAAAAAGTAAAACAGATGGATTAATTTCTTTAGGAGCTACTTGGTATGAAAGTCCTGCAGCAGTTACCGAAAAAAGTGAAGTGGTTATTACAATCGTAGGCTACCCTAATGATGTTGAAGAGACATACTTAGGGGAAAATGGAATTTTTAAAACAGCTACATCTGATCATATTCTGATTGATATGACTACTAGTACACCTACTTTAGCAGTTAAATTGTATGAAGAAGGAAGAAAAAGAAATATAGCCGTACTAGATGCACCGGTATCTGGTGGAGATTTAGGAGCACAAAAGGGGGCACTGACTGTTATGGTTGGTGGAGATGAAGACGTATTTAATAATATCGAGCCAATCTTAAATGTATTTTCAAGCAAAGTTAACTTACAAGGTTCCGCAGGTAAGGGTCAGCATACAAAAATGGTTAATCAGATTATGGTAGCAGGTACGATGACAGGACTGACAGAAATGTTAGTTTATGCGCAGGCAGCCAACCTGAATTTAGAAAAGGTTATTGACACGGTAAGCGGAGGTAGTGCAAATAACTGGTCATTAGTAAACTACGGTCCGCGTATTTTAAGTGAAGATTTTTCTCCAGGATTTTTTATAAAACATTTTGTGAAGGATTTAAATATCGCATTAAATGAGGCGGAAAAATTGGCTATCGATTTACCCTTTACAACGTTAGCTCAACATTTATATGAGAAACTTGAAACTGATGGACATGGAAATGATGGGACTCAAGCATTTATTAAATTATGGTGGGCTGAAGGAAATAGATAA
- a CDS encoding acetamidase/formamidase family protein, producing MKAKQTVYVDQFTNGILDPNKPMDYFVKDGGFIIANTPPGCWGPMITPELKGGHEVTKPVYVEGAEVGDAIAIHIKNIDITSTVTGSGNDKPVGGRFTGDPFVDAKCPSCGIVNPKSIIKGIGEKAVHCANCDADITPFVFTHAYSMAFDDNKSVGLTLNKQAAEMVAKDGRRYMNTPEASIQNSILTFAPHDMPGVIARLRPFLGQLGTTPARAFPDSHNAGDFGQFLLGAPHDYGMTELELEDRTDGHMDINRVRTGAILICPVKVEGGGIYLGDMHAMQGNGEIAGHTADVSGIVNLQVNVLKNITIGGPILLPVREDLPYLAQPFTEEEKQQASSLSKVWKVEEIEESYPISFVGSGADLNRATANGLERAANLFEITVPEVMNRATITGSVEIGRHPGMVTVTFLAPKSYLQSKGLLEVIEKQYN from the coding sequence ATGAAAGCTAAACAGACAGTTTACGTGGATCAATTTACAAATGGTATTCTCGATCCTAATAAACCGATGGATTATTTTGTGAAAGACGGTGGATTTATCATAGCGAATACACCACCAGGCTGTTGGGGACCAATGATTACTCCTGAATTAAAGGGGGGACATGAAGTAACTAAGCCTGTTTACGTCGAAGGTGCAGAAGTTGGAGACGCAATTGCTATTCATATCAAAAATATCGATATTACCTCTACAGTGACTGGTTCTGGAAACGATAAGCCAGTTGGTGGACGTTTCACTGGCGATCCATTTGTAGATGCGAAGTGTCCTAGTTGTGGCATTGTTAATCCGAAATCAATTATAAAAGGAATTGGTGAAAAAGCGGTCCATTGTGCCAACTGTGATGCTGATATCACGCCGTTTGTTTTTACGCATGCTTATTCAATGGCTTTTGACGATAATAAAAGTGTTGGGTTAACTTTAAATAAACAAGCTGCAGAAATGGTAGCAAAAGATGGTAGACGGTATATGAATACACCCGAAGCGTCTATTCAGAATTCAATTTTAACCTTCGCTCCGCATGATATGCCTGGCGTCATTGCACGATTAAGACCTTTTTTAGGGCAACTAGGAACAACACCAGCAAGAGCTTTTCCTGATTCGCATAATGCAGGCGATTTTGGACAATTTTTGCTTGGCGCACCACATGACTACGGTATGACTGAACTAGAATTAGAAGATCGAACAGATGGTCATATGGATATCAACCGTGTTAGAACTGGAGCTATTTTAATTTGTCCGGTGAAAGTTGAAGGTGGAGGAATTTATTTAGGTGATATGCATGCAATGCAAGGCAACGGGGAAATTGCAGGTCACACAGCAGATGTGTCAGGAATTGTTAATCTACAAGTAAATGTGTTAAAAAATATAACAATAGGTGGACCTATTTTGCTGCCTGTTAGAGAAGATCTTCCGTATCTAGCTCAACCTTTTACTGAAGAAGAGAAACAACAAGCAAGTTCACTTAGTAAAGTCTGGAAAGTTGAGGAGATAGAAGAGAGTTACCCTATTTCGTTTGTCGGAAGCGGAGCTGATTTGAATAGAGCAACAGCTAATGGTCTTGAAAGAGCAGCAAACCTATTTGAGATAACTGTTCCTGAAGTGATGAATCGTGCAACTATAACAGGCTCAGTTGAAATAGGTCGTCATCCAGGTATGGTTACAGTTACTTTTTTAGCTCCAAAATCATATTTACAGTCTAAAGGGTTACTCGAAGTAATTGAAAAGCAATACAATTGA
- a CDS encoding copper homeostasis protein CutC codes for MFLKEVCVENYTVVPSAIAKGATRVELCNYLPSGGTTVSKGVMQETLAYCSEYSVPVMVIIRPRSGNFVYNDTELKIMGYDIIEAKNLGIDGIVVGCLTEENWIDEDAMEQILEESYGLQTTFHMAFDSIPKDRQFEAIDWLVEHGVERILTHGGVANHSIEITLPRLKELVDYANNKIIILPGGGITDKNASQVIEFLGINEVHGTKIVGKLA; via the coding sequence ATGTTTCTAAAAGAAGTTTGTGTTGAAAATTATACGGTAGTCCCTTCTGCAATTGCCAAAGGAGCAACTCGAGTCGAACTTTGTAATTACTTACCTAGTGGTGGAACAACTGTCAGTAAAGGGGTCATGCAAGAAACCTTAGCTTATTGTAGCGAATATTCCGTTCCAGTAATGGTTATTATTCGTCCACGTAGCGGAAATTTTGTTTACAATGATACTGAATTAAAGATCATGGGCTATGATATTATCGAAGCTAAAAATCTTGGAATTGATGGCATTGTAGTCGGATGTTTAACTGAAGAGAACTGGATAGATGAAGATGCTATGGAACAAATATTAGAAGAATCATACGGCCTACAAACAACTTTCCATATGGCTTTTGATTCTATACCAAAAGATCGACAGTTTGAAGCGATTGATTGGTTAGTTGAACACGGTGTAGAACGCATTTTAACACATGGTGGAGTAGCTAATCACTCTATTGAAATAACATTGCCACGCTTAAAAGAATTAGTCGATTATGCTAATAACAAAATTATTATTCTTCCCGGAGGAGGGATAACCGATAAAAACGCTTCGCAAGTTATCGAGTTCTTGGGAATCAATGAAGTCCATGGGACGAAGATTGTAGGAAAATTAGCTTAA
- a CDS encoding YkuJ family protein, which produces MKPSQLQAIIRRLEAMLEDKDSEVQVRRFEKEGNERCLISYDAKTTTFELEDSSTRQVYQFDDLDLVAIEIFELLQD; this is translated from the coding sequence ATGAAACCTTCACAATTACAGGCAATCATTCGCCGATTGGAAGCTATGCTAGAAGACAAAGATAGTGAAGTCCAAGTACGTAGATTCGAAAAAGAAGGCAATGAGCGTTGCCTGATTTCCTATGATGCTAAGACAACTACCTTTGAATTAGAAGATAGCTCAACACGTCAAGTTTATCAATTTGATGATTTAGATTTAGTTGCAATTGAGATTTTTGAATTATTGCAAGATTGA